The Chryseobacterium indicum genome includes a window with the following:
- a CDS encoding S8 family peptidase — MKNKVLPILLFATSFLFGQNKLYYVEIPDENNVPKITTIDGKTVISHNDIQVRDIFSKHGVINLEKAFPTSKMPYLRTIYLLETKSAGLISDLNKYKQYFPYTEETYKGETLLYTPNDYDLIDPVYHHRNFDLINLRTAWDYSTGDPNFNIGISDSGINTTHEDLQGKVTMLTNVSDWHGTSVAGIAAAATDNNIGMAGIGFNSKVLFKYMYDGAMMNTLLVLSQNGARVVNASWYNSCSYSSIDQLVIDEVHQNGTVIVVAAGNGGTCGGPDNYVYPASYNHVISVSSVGFAKVGNVACCGSGAGLPFNWEDRVGIGPGVNNDRHQTNDMVDLRAPGYDVVSLFDPNYNNQGTKYTHIYGTSIAAPQVSGVVSLMLTANSCLNTEEVETILKLTSARLDNIQENQPYLGKLGAGRIDAGEATKIAWQMNPANGGEVLIKNRNFEKWDFELTNSPESIRIQNESFTQNANVKFKAKKSIILDTNTVLEPGNGKSHYFYIENQNTCFNFNPNQNKSLDTGKIAKNSSSKIVEIKNEDITLYPIPAKDNLFIKTTIELKNSTIKIFDISNRLVLENKISIINTASVDISNLLKGTYFIEITNDNSKLKYFKKFVKE, encoded by the coding sequence ATGAAAAATAAAGTACTTCCAATATTATTATTTGCAACATCGTTTTTATTTGGACAGAATAAACTTTATTATGTTGAAATTCCTGATGAAAACAATGTTCCAAAAATAACAACAATTGATGGAAAAACCGTTATATCACATAATGATATACAAGTAAGAGATATCTTTTCCAAACATGGAGTCATCAATTTAGAGAAGGCTTTCCCTACATCAAAAATGCCTTACCTAAGGACCATCTATTTATTAGAAACTAAAAGTGCAGGTTTAATTAGTGACTTAAATAAGTATAAACAATATTTTCCTTACACTGAAGAAACTTATAAAGGAGAAACCTTACTTTATACACCCAATGACTATGATTTGATAGATCCTGTTTATCATCATAGAAATTTTGATTTGATTAATCTTAGAACAGCATGGGATTATAGTACTGGTGATCCAAATTTTAATATTGGGATTTCTGATAGCGGAATTAATACTACTCATGAAGACTTACAAGGAAAAGTAACAATGCTTACAAATGTAAGCGATTGGCATGGAACTTCGGTTGCAGGAATTGCCGCGGCAGCTACAGATAACAATATTGGTATGGCTGGAATTGGCTTTAATTCAAAAGTATTATTTAAATATATGTATGATGGGGCAATGATGAATACTTTGCTTGTTTTATCACAAAATGGCGCAAGAGTAGTAAATGCTAGTTGGTATAATTCATGCAGTTATAGTTCAATAGATCAGCTTGTTATTGACGAAGTTCATCAGAACGGAACAGTTATCGTTGTTGCTGCTGGAAATGGTGGAACTTGTGGAGGTCCGGATAATTATGTTTATCCTGCAAGTTATAATCATGTAATAAGTGTTTCATCAGTGGGTTTTGCAAAAGTTGGAAATGTTGCCTGCTGTGGATCTGGTGCAGGACTTCCTTTCAATTGGGAAGATCGTGTTGGAATTGGTCCAGGTGTAAATAATGATAGACATCAGACAAATGATATGGTAGATTTGAGAGCTCCAGGTTATGATGTGGTTTCGCTATTCGATCCAAATTACAATAATCAAGGAACAAAATATACCCATATTTACGGAACATCAATTGCAGCACCACAAGTTTCGGGAGTTGTTAGTTTAATGTTAACTGCAAATAGTTGTTTAAATACTGAAGAGGTTGAAACAATCTTAAAACTTACTTCAGCCCGACTAGATAACATTCAGGAGAATCAACCCTATCTAGGAAAACTTGGTGCAGGAAGAATTGATGCCGGTGAAGCTACAAAAATTGCATGGCAAATGAATCCTGCAAATGGAGGTGAAGTATTAATAAAGAATAGAAACTTTGAAAAATGGGACTTTGAACTTACAAATTCTCCCGAATCTATAAGAATTCAAAATGAAAGTTTTACACAAAATGCCAATGTTAAATTTAAAGCCAAGAAAAGCATTATTTTAGATACAAATACAGTTCTAGAGCCAGGAAATGGAAAAAGTCATTATTTTTACATAGAAAATCAAAATACTTGTTTTAATTTTAATCCTAACCAAAATAAATCTTTAGATACCGGAAAAATAGCTAAAAACAGCTCTTCAAAAATAGTTGAAATTAAGAATGAAGATATTACGCTCTATCCAATTCCTGCTAAAGACAATCTATTTATTAAAACAACTATAGAATTAAAAAATAGTACAATTAAAATATTTGATATAAGTAACAGATTAGTGCTTGAAAACAAAATCTCTATCATAAACACTGCATCAGTAGATATTTCAAACTTATTAAAAGGTACTTATTTTATTGAGATTACTAATGATAATTCTAAGTTAAAATATTTCAAAAAATTCGTTAAGGAATAA
- a CDS encoding inorganic pyrophosphatase has product MIPNFKAHPWHGISAGEDAPNVVNVFVEIVPSDTIKYEVDKETGFLKVDRPQKFSNIIPALYGFVPRTYCDTAVMNLAVERGAKDVTMGDHDPLDICVLSSHNIHAGGLLMEAIPIGGFKMIDGGEADDKIVAVMIGDHAFGHFRDISELPEAEVKRLMHYFLTYKNLPDEPAKCRIQEVYGAEHAKKVIKASQDDYSNKYGG; this is encoded by the coding sequence ATGATTCCAAATTTTAAAGCACATCCATGGCACGGAATTTCTGCAGGAGAAGATGCGCCAAATGTTGTAAATGTTTTCGTGGAGATCGTTCCTTCAGACACTATTAAATACGAAGTAGATAAAGAAACAGGATTTTTAAAGGTAGACCGGCCTCAGAAATTCTCAAATATTATCCCGGCATTATACGGTTTTGTTCCAAGAACATATTGTGACACTGCAGTAATGAACTTAGCGGTTGAAAGAGGTGCTAAAGATGTTACGATGGGAGATCACGATCCGCTTGACATCTGTGTTTTAAGCTCTCACAACATTCACGCAGGAGGTTTGTTAATGGAAGCTATTCCAATCGGAGGTTTCAAAATGATCGACGGAGGAGAAGCAGATGATAAAATTGTTGCCGTAATGATCGGCGATCACGCATTCGGACATTTCAGAGATATTTCAGAATTGCCGGAAGCAGAAGTGAAACGATTAATGCACTACTTCCTTACTTACAAGAACTTACCGGATGAGCCTGCAAAATGCAGAATTCAGGAAGTTTACGGAGCAGAACATGCTAAAAAGGTAATCAAAGCTTCTCAGGACGATTATTCAAACAAATACGGAGGATAA
- the radC gene encoding RadC family protein, whose translation MRIKLLAEDDRPREKFLRKGKSSLSDSELLAIIMGSGSRDETAIELARKILASVNNNWHQLSLLSLKDLMKFKGVGVVKAISIITALEIGRRRASQEIPEKPVISGSDGAYQIFRNHLSDLRTEAFWAIFLNQSNRVIHLAQLTQGGINQSIVDIRVLFKTALDHFSTGIIIAHNHPSGNLKPSREDIDITKKITEAGKTLNIQLLDHLIITQNSYFSFSDEGLL comes from the coding sequence ATGCGCATTAAACTCCTTGCTGAAGACGACAGACCGAGAGAAAAATTTTTACGGAAAGGTAAAAGTTCGCTTTCTGATTCTGAACTGCTTGCCATCATCATGGGAAGTGGAAGCAGGGATGAAACAGCGATAGAACTGGCGAGAAAAATTTTAGCCTCTGTTAATAACAACTGGCATCAGTTAAGTCTTCTGTCTTTAAAAGATCTAATGAAATTTAAAGGAGTGGGAGTGGTAAAAGCTATTTCCATTATTACGGCTTTGGAGATCGGGAGAAGAAGAGCAAGTCAGGAAATTCCTGAAAAACCTGTGATTTCAGGAAGTGATGGAGCATATCAGATTTTCAGAAATCATTTGTCGGATCTTCGGACAGAGGCATTTTGGGCAATTTTTCTGAATCAGAGCAACAGAGTCATTCATCTTGCCCAGCTTACGCAAGGAGGAATCAATCAATCGATTGTGGATATACGCGTGTTGTTTAAAACGGCATTAGACCATTTTTCAACAGGGATTATCATTGCGCACAATCATCCTTCAGGAAACTTAAAGCCAAGCAGAGAAGATATTGATATTACCAAAAAAATAACAGAAGCGGGAAAAACATTGAATATTCAGCTTCTGGATCATTTGATTATTACCCAGAATTCGTATTTCAGTTTTTCAGACGAAGGATTATTATGA
- a CDS encoding murein L,D-transpeptidase catalytic domain-containing protein — protein MMKPFIFLFLFFISCSKFDSQASNNTEILPKSRILELKNFIKGKNYNQNLAVFINFKIHSGKYRYFVYDLKNNKILQKAIVAHGDGSVVKNSSALKFSNADGSHQSSLGKYEIKESYSGKFGKAYRLNGLDDTNSNARTRAIVLHSYYCIPDKESVNSACLSFGCPMLSKNAFNETSKFIDGSKETIILYAFY, from the coding sequence ATGATGAAACCCTTTATTTTTTTATTTCTTTTCTTTATTTCTTGTTCAAAATTTGATTCTCAGGCATCAAATAATACAGAAATATTGCCAAAATCCAGAATTTTAGAACTAAAGAATTTTATTAAAGGAAAAAACTATAATCAGAACCTTGCTGTTTTTATAAACTTTAAAATTCATTCAGGAAAGTACCGTTATTTCGTTTACGACCTGAAGAACAATAAAATTTTGCAGAAAGCAATTGTTGCTCATGGTGACGGATCTGTTGTTAAAAATTCCTCTGCTTTGAAGTTCAGTAATGCAGATGGTTCGCACCAGTCGTCGTTGGGAAAATACGAAATAAAGGAAAGTTATTCCGGAAAGTTCGGTAAAGCCTATCGATTAAATGGTCTTGATGATACCAACAGCAATGCCAGAACCAGAGCGATTGTACTGCATTCCTATTATTGTATTCCCGACAAAGAATCTGTAAATTCTGCCTGTTTAAGTTTCGGATGTCCCATGCTTTCTAAAAATGCATTCAATGAAACTTCTAAGTTTATTGACGGTTCAAAGGAAACGATTATTTTATATGCTTTTTACTAA
- a CDS encoding ABC transporter ATP-binding protein: MIKARNIHKFYGNLEVLKGVDIHIKTGEVVSIVGESGAGKSTLLQILGTLDQPTTSNKFDTEIEIAGESFINMNDKQLSKFRNQNIGFVFQFHQLLPEFTALENVLLPTKIAGANEKEAIEKAYALFEDLKIEQRLHHKPNQLSGGEAQRVAVARALINSPKIIFADEPTGNLDSKNADDLHRLFFDLRDKYNQTFVIVTHNPNLAEITDRKLVMKDGMIIE; encoded by the coding sequence ATGATTAAAGCAAGGAATATCCATAAATTTTATGGGAATTTAGAAGTACTGAAAGGGGTTGATATTCACATCAAAACAGGAGAGGTGGTTTCAATTGTGGGAGAATCCGGAGCCGGAAAATCTACACTTTTGCAGATTCTGGGAACACTGGATCAGCCAACGACTTCCAATAAGTTTGATACGGAAATTGAAATTGCCGGAGAATCTTTCATCAATATGAATGATAAGCAGCTTTCTAAATTCAGAAATCAGAATATTGGTTTTGTATTTCAGTTCCATCAGTTATTGCCGGAATTTACGGCTTTAGAAAACGTTTTATTACCGACAAAAATAGCAGGAGCCAATGAAAAAGAAGCAATTGAAAAAGCATATGCTCTGTTCGAAGATTTAAAGATTGAACAGCGACTGCACCACAAACCCAACCAGCTTTCAGGTGGTGAAGCGCAAAGAGTAGCTGTGGCAAGAGCTTTAATCAATTCGCCGAAAATCATTTTTGCTGATGAACCTACCGGAAATTTAGATTCGAAAAATGCAGATGATCTTCACAGGTTGTTTTTTGATCTTAGAGATAAATACAACCAGACTTTTGTGATTGTAACCCATAATCCGAATCTGGCAGAAATTACTGACCGGAAACTGGTAATGAAAGACGGAATGATTATCGAATAA
- a CDS encoding aminotransferase class I/II-fold pyridoxal phosphate-dependent enzyme, with the protein MENIYGFNHYSFFTEMSELATQNNSFDLSLGLPDFDIDHRLREYLKEAADLNSHHYEPLAGNPLLIENVIRFNSNRKNSIRLQQNEVTIVPCATFALYTSLKSILNQGDEVIVIQPSYYTYGPSIFLNGGIPVYYDVDNDFSVNWEKLQNCISEKTKAIIVNSPQNPTGKIWSEQDWNQLYSIIKHQEIYLISEEIYDTYCFDGKEHYSSFLHPELKKRTFCIFSFGKMFHSTGWKVGYLLTPEELTAKFRCHQQYISYSANAPCQYAIAKYLEVFDPSQNQILMQEKRDLFNDLIKETPFIVEQKAEGAVFQIVNFRTVSKTMTDVEFSKWLTIEKKVACLPLSAFYNSRQNSDYIRFSFAKNDDLIINALEYLKKNL; encoded by the coding sequence ATGGAGAATATCTACGGATTCAATCATTATTCTTTTTTTACTGAAATGTCTGAACTGGCAACCCAAAACAACAGTTTTGATCTGTCTTTGGGACTGCCGGATTTTGATATTGACCATCGCTTACGGGAATATCTGAAAGAAGCTGCAGATCTCAACAGTCATCATTATGAGCCACTTGCAGGAAATCCGCTTCTGATAGAAAATGTAATCCGTTTTAATTCTAACAGAAAAAACAGCATCCGATTGCAGCAAAATGAAGTTACGATTGTTCCCTGTGCAACTTTTGCTTTATATACTTCCCTTAAATCTATTCTTAATCAGGGAGATGAGGTTATTGTTATACAGCCTTCTTATTATACCTATGGTCCATCCATTTTCCTGAATGGAGGCATTCCTGTCTATTATGATGTTGACAATGATTTTTCGGTAAATTGGGAAAAACTGCAAAACTGCATTTCTGAAAAAACAAAAGCTATTATTGTAAATTCGCCACAAAATCCAACCGGAAAAATATGGTCTGAACAAGATTGGAATCAATTATACAGCATTATCAAACACCAGGAAATTTATCTGATTTCAGAAGAAATTTACGACACCTATTGTTTTGACGGAAAGGAACATTACAGCTCATTTCTTCATCCTGAGCTCAAAAAAAGAACTTTCTGCATTTTTTCTTTTGGAAAAATGTTTCATTCCACAGGATGGAAAGTGGGATATCTTTTGACGCCTGAAGAATTAACGGCAAAATTCCGCTGTCATCAACAGTACATTTCCTATAGCGCAAACGCGCCGTGTCAGTACGCAATAGCCAAATATCTGGAAGTTTTTGATCCTTCACAGAACCAGATTTTAATGCAGGAAAAACGCGATCTTTTTAATGATCTGATTAAAGAAACGCCTTTCATTGTTGAACAAAAAGCAGAAGGTGCCGTTTTTCAAATCGTGAATTTCAGAACTGTTTCAAAAACAATGACAGATGTAGAGTTCTCAAAATGGCTGACTATCGAAAAGAAAGTCGCATGTCTGCCTTTATCGGCTTTTTACAATTCCAGACAGAATTCAGATTATATCCGATTTAGTTTTGCTAAAAATGATGATCTGATTATTAATGCGCTTGAGTATTTGAAAAAGAATCTTTAA
- a CDS encoding sodium-translocating pyrophosphatase: MDLFVLVPIFGVIALLYTFIQSNWVSKQDAGNEKMKIISGHIADGAMAFLKAEYRILTYFVVVVAILLAVMGMSNANSHWSIGIAFIVGAIFSASAGFIGMKIATKSNVRTAQAAKTSLSKALKVSFTGGSVMGMGVAGLAVLGLGALFLIIKQIFAPDATVDSHEMERTIEILTGFSLGAESIALFARVGGGIYTKAADVGADLVGKVEAGIPEDDPRNPATIADNVGDNVGDVAGMGADLFGSYVATVLATMVLGRETISQDSFGGFAPILLPMLIAGTGIIFSIIGTLFVRINDSEGSSTSSVQNALNLGNWGSIVITAVAAYFLVNYILPDKMVLRGHEFSKMGVFGAIMVGLVVGTLMSIITEYYTAMGKRPVSSIVRQSSTGHATNIIGGLSVGMESTLLPIIVLAGGIYGSYLCAGLYGVAIAAAGMMATTAMQLAIDAFGPIADNAGGIAEMSELPKEVRERTDILDAVGNTTAATGKGFAIASAALTALALFAAFVGIAGIDGIDIYRADVLAGLFVGGMIPFIFSSLAITAVGQAAMAMVEEVRRQFREIPGILEGKAQPEYEKCVAISTDASIRKMMLPGAIAIVSPLLIGFIFGPEVLGGFLAGATVSGVLMGMFQNNAGGAWDNAKKSFEKGVDINGQTYYKGSEPHKASVTGDTVGDPFKDTSGPSMNILIKLMSIVSLVIAPTLAVLHKDKIDANRKAKIEALTGVSGVSVNNHTGTVAVVPQEIKGYVNENGDFVYDTGNIQEIQLNGGKKIKIGEGSQLYQMYNSVKNKDQGVLDPNKWFTVENLYFETGSSDLKAGSEIQLLNLVEIMNAYPSLKIKLGGYTDNSGNEESNQKLSNLRAQTAKLKLLELGISGDRVEAEGYGSQHPVCAANDTDECMAKNRRIDVRVLSL, encoded by the coding sequence ATGGATCTATTTGTGTTAGTACCAATTTTTGGTGTCATTGCCTTACTGTATACTTTCATCCAAAGTAACTGGGTAAGTAAGCAGGATGCCGGAAATGAAAAAATGAAAATTATCAGCGGACATATTGCTGACGGTGCGATGGCTTTTCTAAAAGCCGAGTACAGGATTTTAACCTATTTCGTAGTTGTGGTAGCGATTCTTTTAGCGGTGATGGGGATGAGTAATGCCAACTCCCACTGGAGTATCGGGATTGCCTTTATAGTCGGAGCTATATTTTCCGCATCGGCAGGTTTTATCGGAATGAAAATCGCCACAAAATCCAATGTAAGAACAGCACAGGCTGCGAAAACATCTCTTTCAAAGGCTTTAAAAGTTTCTTTTACCGGAGGTTCCGTAATGGGAATGGGAGTCGCGGGTTTGGCGGTTTTAGGATTGGGAGCATTGTTCTTAATTATTAAACAGATTTTTGCGCCGGATGCGACCGTAGATTCCCACGAAATGGAAAGAACGATTGAAATTCTTACAGGATTTTCTCTGGGAGCTGAGTCTATAGCGCTTTTTGCAAGAGTAGGAGGAGGAATCTACACAAAAGCAGCGGATGTGGGAGCCGATTTAGTGGGAAAAGTTGAAGCCGGAATTCCGGAGGATGATCCCCGAAATCCCGCAACCATTGCAGATAACGTAGGAGATAACGTAGGTGACGTTGCAGGAATGGGAGCTGATTTGTTTGGTTCTTATGTAGCAACGGTTTTAGCAACCATGGTTTTGGGAAGAGAAACCATTTCTCAGGATTCTTTCGGTGGCTTTGCCCCTATACTTCTTCCTATGCTGATTGCAGGAACAGGAATTATTTTTTCAATAATAGGAACCCTGTTTGTCCGAATTAATGATAGTGAAGGATCTTCCACCTCAAGTGTGCAGAATGCTTTAAATCTGGGAAACTGGGGAAGTATTGTGATTACGGCGGTAGCTGCTTATTTTTTGGTAAATTATATCTTGCCCGACAAAATGGTTCTCCGAGGGCACGAATTCTCTAAAATGGGTGTTTTTGGAGCAATTATGGTAGGATTGGTTGTAGGTACTTTAATGAGTATCATCACAGAATATTACACGGCAATGGGAAAGAGACCGGTTTCGAGCATCGTCAGACAATCTTCAACAGGTCATGCCACCAATATTATCGGAGGTCTTTCTGTGGGAATGGAATCTACGTTGCTTCCTATTATTGTTTTGGCAGGCGGAATTTACGGATCATATCTTTGCGCAGGATTATATGGTGTAGCCATCGCAGCAGCCGGAATGATGGCAACAACAGCCATGCAGTTGGCTATTGACGCTTTCGGACCGATTGCAGATAACGCAGGAGGAATTGCCGAAATGAGTGAACTTCCCAAAGAAGTTCGTGAGAGAACGGATATCCTTGATGCAGTAGGCAACACAACGGCAGCCACAGGAAAAGGTTTTGCAATCGCTTCTGCTGCTTTAACGGCTTTAGCTTTATTCGCGGCTTTTGTTGGAATTGCAGGAATTGACGGAATTGATATATACAGAGCCGATGTTCTTGCCGGATTATTTGTCGGCGGAATGATACCTTTTATCTTTTCATCTCTGGCAATCACTGCGGTTGGACAGGCTGCAATGGCAATGGTAGAAGAAGTTAGAAGGCAGTTCCGAGAGATTCCGGGAATTTTAGAAGGAAAAGCACAGCCGGAATATGAAAAATGTGTAGCCATTTCAACCGATGCTTCCATCAGAAAGATGATGCTTCCCGGAGCGATTGCTATTGTTTCACCTTTGCTGATCGGGTTTATTTTCGGACCGGAGGTTTTAGGAGGTTTCCTTGCCGGAGCAACGGTGAGCGGAGTTTTAATGGGAATGTTCCAGAATAATGCAGGCGGAGCCTGGGACAATGCAAAGAAATCTTTTGAAAAAGGAGTGGATATCAACGGACAGACTTATTATAAAGGTTCTGAACCCCATAAAGCTTCCGTAACGGGAGATACGGTGGGAGATCCGTTCAAAGATACTTCAGGACCTTCAATGAATATCCTGATTAAACTGATGTCGATTGTTTCTTTGGTGATTGCTCCGACATTGGCTGTTTTACATAAAGATAAAATAGATGCCAACAGAAAAGCGAAAATTGAAGCTTTAACAGGCGTTTCAGGTGTTTCAGTGAATAATCATACAGGAACAGTAGCTGTTGTTCCACAGGAAATTAAAGGTTATGTTAATGAAAACGGAGACTTTGTTTATGATACAGGAAATATTCAGGAAATACAGCTGAATGGAGGAAAGAAGATAAAAATCGGAGAAGGAAGCCAGTTATATCAAATGTACAATTCGGTTAAAAATAAAGATCAGGGAGTTTTGGATCCGAATAAATGGTTTACGGTAGAAAATCTCTATTTTGAGACAGGTTCCAGTGATTTAAAAGCGGGTTCGGAAATTCAATTATTAAATTTAGTTGAAATCATGAATGCCTATCCGTCTTTAAAAATTAAATTGGGAGGTTACACCGATAATTCAGGAAATGAAGAGAGCAACCAGAAACTTTCCAATCTTAGAGCCCAGACTGCAAAACTGAAACTGCTGGAACTGGGAATTTCCGGAGACAGGGTAGAAGCAGAAGGATACGGTTCTCAGCATCCTGTTTGCGCAGCCAATGATACGGACGAATGTATGGCAAAAAACAGAAGAATTGATGTGAGAGTATTGTCTCTTTAA
- a CDS encoding bile acid:sodium symporter has product MKLITLKLDKQNIFLLLLIVMVAAGKLIPFRSEYNQYFNLSAFIDWGIAAIFLLYGLKLNIKEIIKDISNWKLHLLVQVGTFIIFPLLVFLFYGFVKDTEFFVTWLSIFFLASLPSTVSSSVVMVSIAKGNVTSAIFNASISGIIGIVMTPLLMSFFIQPDQENINNAEIIQQLLLKVLLPIILGLILNPLLKNWVTKYAKIIAEFDKMIILLIVYESFSEAFSQNVFVSVPSSVFLIIAVSVITLFFSVYGILKLISGRLHFKREDTITATFCGSKKSLVHGSLFVMVLGIPEDQKVLFLLPVMIYHSFQLFYVSWLANKIEKKYRLENG; this is encoded by the coding sequence ATGAAGTTAATTACACTAAAATTAGACAAACAAAATATTTTTCTTTTATTGCTGATTGTAATGGTTGCAGCAGGCAAACTCATTCCTTTCAGAAGCGAATACAATCAGTATTTTAATCTATCAGCATTTATAGACTGGGGAATTGCAGCGATCTTCCTTCTGTACGGATTAAAGCTGAATATCAAAGAAATCATCAAAGATATTTCCAACTGGAAACTGCATCTTCTGGTTCAGGTAGGAACATTTATTATTTTTCCGCTACTTGTATTTTTGTTTTATGGCTTTGTAAAAGATACCGAATTTTTTGTGACGTGGCTTTCCATATTTTTCCTGGCAAGTCTGCCTTCAACAGTCTCTTCTTCAGTCGTTATGGTTTCTATTGCAAAAGGAAATGTAACTTCGGCTATTTTCAATGCCTCTATTTCAGGAATCATCGGAATTGTCATGACTCCTTTACTGATGAGCTTTTTTATACAACCCGATCAGGAAAATATTAATAACGCAGAAATTATTCAGCAATTGTTGCTTAAAGTTTTACTGCCGATCATTTTAGGACTGATTTTAAACCCGTTATTGAAAAACTGGGTGACAAAATACGCGAAAATTATTGCGGAATTTGATAAAATGATCATTTTACTCATTGTCTACGAAAGTTTCTCGGAAGCGTTTTCACAAAATGTATTTGTCTCAGTTCCTTCTTCAGTATTCCTGATTATTGCTGTCAGTGTTATCACTTTATTTTTCTCGGTATACGGAATTTTAAAATTAATTTCCGGAAGGCTTCATTTTAAAAGAGAAGATACCATCACAGCTACCTTCTGCGGATCAAAAAAATCTCTTGTTCACGGAAGCCTTTTTGTAATGGTTTTAGGGATTCCTGAAGATCAGAAAGTACTGTTTTTGCTTCCGGTAATGATTTATCATAGTTTTCAGTTGTTTTATGTGAGCTGGCTTGCCAATAAAATTGAGAAAAAATATCGACTGGAAAATGGATAG